The genomic interval AAGAAGGTTGTAATGCCGCCCTGCTTATGCCAGCCAATTGCTTTTTCCACTTCATACGAGATAGCTCCGTGCTCTGCTCTTGTTTTGGAATAATCGATTAAATCAAACCCGACCATCGCTGGTTCTTTACCGGTAACCTTTTCAATCCAAGAAACATTATCCAGTTCGGTTTGACCCGACAACATCGACTTGCCATAGTTTTTCACCAAATAATTCATTAGCTTTTTGGCTTCTGCAGAAGCATTCCCATTCACTAATTCACCAGAGACCTGATGTTTCGTTTCAGGCTTCGTCTTTTGCAGCTTAATATAGTCGATATCGTAATAACCCCAGCCTCGAGTCAGGCTAATCGTATTCGTGCCCTCTTGTAAAAGCAGCTTCCCTGCCTTGAGCTCCGAAAATTGATCATTGGGCTGTAAAACCAATTCGCCGTGGGGCTGATTATTCAATGAAATGCCAGCTACTTTATTGCCATTTGGCGCCCGGTAGCTGACCCATACATTGTATAATACTGCCTTTGGAGCAACAACCTCAAACGTTAACTGGTCCTGCTCATCCGTAAAATCAGTAACGAAGCCTGAGCCAGAGAAGCCCTCCCCTTCTTGAGAAACCATAGTACCTTGAAGCAGCCCGGACTCCGCTTCGTATTTCAAAAATGGTTCTTCCTTGTTTGAGCTTGGCAGCACAGCCAATGTAACGACTAAAGCGGCGCCTAGAAGCGCTAAGCAGACAGCCAGCGCACTAATGACAACTCGCCTGCTCCTTAGGGCGGTCACCTGATAATCCCCACTTTCGCGAGTCGGAAATTAGTGCCTGTGCATTCTGGTCGATTGCCATGAATGACTTCAAGCTCGAAGCGGTGACGGCCGCTCACCCAATCATCTCCGAAACAGTTTAAGCGATACCACCCATCATCCTGGACCCATGATGGCCTCTCCCGCTCCATCACTTGCCACTCCCCATCATCTATTCGGTATCGAAACTCAGCTGAGCTTCTCCCGAAGTCAAAGCCAAGAACGAGTCCTCTTCCCTCGAAGGAGAAGGACAACTCTGCTCCAATGGCCGATGTCTCGAGCACTTGATCGATCCACTCCAGATGAGGCCATCTCCTTATGGCCCAAGAACCTCTCGTATGAATGTGATGAAAAGATAAGTCGAATACATCATCCCAGCATTGTGTATCCAGCGGCTTTGGTATCAAGTATGAAACCTGATCAGCCTCCACCGCGTGATCCGCGTGCGATAATTCCTTCTGGAGATACGCAATTACACTTTGCCCATAGCTCAAGCTTCCTCTGCTTGTCGGATGAAGACCATCTGGCAGCCATTCTTCAAAGCGCAGCTTGCCTTTCTTGACTTCCTCAAATGTATACAATCCCATCCATACCGAGCTTAGCTCATAATGCTCTGCTATCCGCTCAAATTCATTAATCGTATCCGGTACCAAGCCCTGTGTAATGGCGTTGTACATATTTTGCGAATACGTGTATACGATGACGATATCGCGCTGGCCATCAGCGAGCAATTGCCTTATTAATCCTTCGCGCGAGCGATTGCGCTTCAAGGTTGGCTCGCCTTCATCATTAACTGCATATTCAATAAAAACCAAATCGCAATTCGTATCAATTAGATCACGTTTGGCGCGGAAAGCAGCTAAATCGCTGCCCGTTGCTCCGATCGCTGCATTTTCAACCGTGATACGCAGTTCCGGATATTGCTCCGTGAACCAGGCAATGACTGGCTCCGGCCAGTTATGACGCGGCCTTGCATCGGTGATCGAGCCTCCAATAAAACCCACCGTCAAACGTCCTTCTTGGATTCCGCGCCGCGTTCGATGCAGATTGCTTCGGTGATTCCAAATCGACAAAGTCATAAATGGCGTGCTCCTTGCACAAGTATTAGTCCTTGCGATGAATGTCATCCACCCGCTATTCTCGCAGCTGATAATTTTTCAAATCAGGCAGCTCATCCTTCGTTAACGAGAAAGGGTGATTATAAAATTTGATAAGCTGTTCCCTATCTGTAAATTTCTCGGCATACACACGGTGCCCATCCACAATATTGTAGACAAAATTGCCATACCACGTGCAATTCCATGCCCATAGTGCACGATCCTGAAGCATAAGATCAGGATCAGGAATCGGTCCATTTTCCGACAAAGCAATAATTTTGTTCATGCTTGTGTAAGCGAGTGCCTTCTCAAAACGATCAAGCTGCGACTCGTAATTTTGCTCAGGGGGATAAATATCTTCTCCAATAATATCGACGTACTCATCGCCCGGATACCAATCCGCATGCTGTCCATTCCATACCCAAATCAAATGGTTCAACTTATGCACGTTCGTCATTCGGTCATACATCAGCTTCCACAATTGCACGCAGGGCTCAGCCCCTTTGCTGCCCCACCAGAACCAGCCTCCTGAAGCCTCGTGCAGAGGTCTCCATAATACCGGTACCCCTGCATCCTGCAGCCGTTTCAGCTCGGAGGAAATCGCATCAATATCTCTGATCAGCAGCTTATAATCCTCTGACTCTTTATCATTCATCGCCTTCTGCACATCAAACGTCGTTGCTTTTGTATAGAAACCGCTGCCCCACGTTCGGTCAGGGGGCAAATCAATTAAATCCTTAGGCGCATTCCAGTGCCAGCAAAAAGTTACGATGCCGCCGCTTTGCCACCAATCAATCGCAATGTCTGTATCGGAGCATGTGGCCCCGCGCTCTGTGCGCGAGGGTGAATAATTCATGAAATCAAAGCCATAAACAGCTGGGTATTTCCCAGTCACTTCATGCAATATTTCAAGCTCAGGTGTTGATACTACACCGATTTGCTGACCGGTCAATATACGAGTTCCATAAATGTCGCATAAATAGGTCATCAGCCTTTTCGCCTGATCGTCTGCATTCGGGTTTATGAGCTTAGGCTCCACTATGAAACGGGATTGCTGCTTCACATTCAACATTTATGGTTTCTCTCCTTCTTTGACATTTCTTTTTGTATACCCTCACTTAACCTACTGCCTGCTAACCGATAATACCGCTCCGCTCCACACTTTCAACGAAATAACGCTGAACGACTAAGTACAAAATGATTAGCGGTATGATAGCAAGCAAAATACCCGTATCAATAATCATTGCCACATGGTTCGGATCAGCCTTAACATTACCGCCTCCGGCCGCTACCCCCAGCAAACCTGGAAGCAACGCATTCGCTTGGGCTGACAATGTCGAAATCTTAATCGGCATAAGTGCGGATTCACTCATGAACAGCGAAGTGAAAAAGGTATCATTATACTGCCAAACGAAACAGAACAGCACGACAGTAATGATTGGCGGAACGGCGTTCGGCAGCATGATTTTCAAAAATGTTTTCACTCCGCCAGCGCCATCAATCAATGCCGCTTCCTCTATCTCTTTAGGCATTCCTTTAAAAAACTGGCGGAAAATATAAATGAACAGTCCCGCTTTCAATCCGATTGCCGTCGCAGACGTTATAATAGAAGGCCAATACGTATTGAGCAAATTAACGCCTTCCTTACCCGTCACAAGATGAATGACTCCGAGTATGTCAAAGCTTCTAAAATGAAGATACATCGGAACCATCAACGTGCTTGTCGGAACTAGAATCGTTAATATGACCAGAGCGAACAGCACATTGCTGCCTGGGAAGTTAAAACGGGCGAAACCGTACCCAGCAAGCGCGCAAGAAGCTGTCGTTAGCAGCG from Paenibacillus sp. FSL K6-3182 carries:
- a CDS encoding glycosyl hydrolase, giving the protein MLNVKQQSRFIVEPKLINPNADDQAKRLMTYLCDIYGTRILTGQQIGVVSTPELEILHEVTGKYPAVYGFDFMNYSPSRTERGATCSDTDIAIDWWQSGGIVTFCWHWNAPKDLIDLPPDRTWGSGFYTKATTFDVQKAMNDKESEDYKLLIRDIDAISSELKRLQDAGVPVLWRPLHEASGGWFWWGSKGAEPCVQLWKLMYDRMTNVHKLNHLIWVWNGQHADWYPGDEYVDIIGEDIYPPEQNYESQLDRFEKALAYTSMNKIIALSENGPIPDPDLMLQDRALWAWNCTWYGNFVYNIVDGHRVYAEKFTDREQLIKFYNHPFSLTKDELPDLKNYQLRE
- a CDS encoding GDSL-type esterase/lipase family protein, whose amino-acid sequence is MTLSIWNHRSNLHRTRRGIQEGRLTVGFIGGSITDARPRHNWPEPVIAWFTEQYPELRITVENAAIGATGSDLAAFRAKRDLIDTNCDLVFIEYAVNDEGEPTLKRNRSREGLIRQLLADGQRDIVIVYTYSQNMYNAITQGLVPDTINEFERIAEHYELSSVWMGLYTFEEVKKGKLRFEEWLPDGLHPTSRGSLSYGQSVIAYLQKELSHADHAVEADQVSYLIPKPLDTQCWDDVFDLSFHHIHTRGSWAIRRWPHLEWIDQVLETSAIGAELSFSFEGRGLVLGFDFGRSSAEFRYRIDDGEWQVMERERPSWVQDDGWYRLNCFGDDWVSGRHRFELEVIHGNRPECTGTNFRLAKVGIIR
- a CDS encoding glycosyl hydrolase, with product MTALRSRRVVISALAVCLALLGAALVVTLAVLPSSNKEEPFLKYEAESGLLQGTMVSQEGEGFSGSGFVTDFTDEQDQLTFEVVAPKAVLYNVWVSYRAPNGNKVAGISLNNQPHGELVLQPNDQFSELKAGKLLLQEGTNTISLTRGWGYYDIDYIKLQKTKPETKHQVSGELVNGNASAEAKKLMNYLVKNYGKSMLSGQTELDNVSWIEKVTGKEPAMVGFDLIDYSKTRAEHGAISYEVEKAIGWHKQGGITTFLWHWNAPTGIIDEPGKEWWRGFYADSVTFDLEKALSDTESEEYKLLLADIDTIAVQLQRLKDAHVPILFRPLHEAEGGWFWWGAKGPEPAKQLYRIVYDRLVNKHELNNLIWIWNSVLPEWYPGDDVVDIVSVDSYPTPGDHSPAINYFDNLVALVSNKKLVAMTENGSIPDPDLMKAYGANWSWFVTWEGDYLNDGKHNSQEILKKIYNHSNVTTLDELPDLFGMKKAVDKEE
- a CDS encoding carbohydrate ABC transporter permease, producing the protein MEASQAVRNEDNKYRLQKMKNKTIDTLYAIFRYALVIGISYIIIYPLLMKFSVAFKDKVDIYNPTIYMVPVHFTLDNIKMAMDILHYFPLLGNTLVFVIVTTLLTTASCALAGYGFARFNFPGSNVLFALVILTILVPTSTLMVPMYLHFRSFDILGVIHLVTGKEGVNLLNTYWPSIITSATAIGLKAGLFIYIFRQFFKGMPKEIEEAALIDGAGGVKTFLKIMLPNAVPPIITVVLFCFVWQYNDTFFTSLFMSESALMPIKISTLSAQANALLPGLLGVAAGGGNVKADPNHVAMIIDTGILLAIIPLIILYLVVQRYFVESVERSGIIG